From Pseudoalteromonas viridis, the proteins below share one genomic window:
- the dinF gene encoding MATE family efflux transporter DinF, protein MKPLNRAHTSHHFQLLAIAAPMILSNISVPLLGLVDTAVIGHLSEAYYLAGIALGSGSIALLFWLASFLRMSTTGEIAQANGQQDAGRALQSLSASMSFAVLFALLLIASTPWLLDLIVALSAATPEVFEQAAIYFSIRIFSAPAAMLNLVMLGFMLGMQYGRGPFYVVLFTNIVNIVLDVLFVVVLDFAVAGAAWASVIADYSALVLSCFLLRGVLERAGWQWQFKVPHKKEMQRLLHLNRDIFIRSLMLQLCFSFMTFYGARLGEDILAANAVLLNFLMLVSFAMDGIAYAVEAKVGQAKGARDLAMLRRWVRLSCFWAGCFALVYTLVFALFGPAVISLLTDIPVVIDTALVYLPWLVLLPVIATSCFLFDGVFVGLTRAKEMRNSMLLSAVLGFFVPFLLAQQWGNHGLWFAMSCFMGLRGLTLIVKYQQLSTRQQLLD, encoded by the coding sequence ATGAAACCACTTAATCGTGCGCATACTTCCCACCATTTTCAGTTGCTTGCTATTGCTGCTCCGATGATTTTATCAAATATCTCGGTGCCCCTGTTAGGATTAGTTGATACGGCGGTCATCGGCCATCTGAGTGAAGCCTATTACCTTGCCGGTATTGCGCTGGGTTCCGGCAGCATTGCTTTGTTGTTTTGGCTGGCCAGCTTTTTGCGCATGAGCACCACCGGGGAAATCGCCCAGGCAAATGGTCAGCAAGACGCTGGACGGGCGCTCCAGTCGCTGTCGGCCAGTATGAGCTTTGCTGTGTTGTTTGCTCTGTTGTTGATAGCGAGTACGCCCTGGTTACTTGACCTGATAGTGGCGCTATCCGCGGCCACGCCCGAAGTTTTTGAACAAGCGGCGATATACTTTTCCATTCGTATCTTCAGTGCGCCCGCTGCCATGCTGAACCTGGTGATGCTCGGATTTATGCTGGGGATGCAATACGGACGTGGTCCTTTCTATGTGGTGTTGTTTACTAACATCGTTAATATAGTACTGGATGTCCTGTTTGTGGTGGTGCTGGACTTTGCCGTTGCAGGTGCGGCCTGGGCATCTGTGATTGCCGATTATTCCGCTTTGGTGTTGTCTTGTTTTTTACTGCGCGGGGTGCTTGAGCGGGCAGGCTGGCAGTGGCAGTTTAAAGTACCACACAAAAAGGAGATGCAACGTCTGTTGCATCTTAACCGTGATATTTTTATTCGCTCTCTCATGCTGCAGCTGTGTTTTAGCTTTATGACTTTTTATGGTGCGAGGCTGGGCGAAGATATTCTGGCTGCCAACGCGGTGCTGCTGAACTTTCTGATGCTGGTGAGCTTTGCGATGGATGGCATCGCGTATGCTGTGGAAGCCAAAGTCGGGCAGGCCAAGGGGGCACGCGATTTAGCTATGTTAAGGCGGTGGGTGCGGCTGAGCTGCTTCTGGGCTGGTTGCTTCGCCCTGGTATATACCCTGGTGTTTGCTTTGTTTGGTCCGGCGGTGATTAGCTTACTCACCGACATTCCGGTGGTCATTGATACCGCACTGGTGTATTTGCCCTGGCTGGTGCTGTTACCTGTGATAGCAACCAGCTGCTTTTTGTTTGATGGCGTTTTCGTCGGTCTGACCCGGGCGAAGGAAATGCGCAACAGTATGTTACTGTCTGCTGTGCTTGGATTCTTTGTGCCGTTTTTGCTGGCTCAGCAATGGGGGAATCATGGATTATGGTTTGCCATGAGTTGCTTTATGGGATTAAGAGGGCTGACATTGATTGTGAAATATCAACAGCTGAGTACCAGGCAGCAGTTACTGGATTAA
- the nfuA gene encoding Fe-S biogenesis protein NfuA: MITISETAQSHFAKLLADQADGTNIRVFVVNPGTAQAECGVSYCPADAVEDSDIRLPFNGFDAVVDAESAPFLEEAEIDFVTDKMGSQLTLKAPNAKAKKLSNNASLEERVEHMLVTEVNPQLANHGGQVSLVEITAEGVAVLQFGGGCNGCSMIDVTLKEGIEKEMIAKFEEITGVRDITEHSRGDHSYY, translated from the coding sequence ATGATCACAATTTCAGAGACAGCTCAGTCACATTTTGCCAAGTTATTGGCCGATCAGGCCGATGGAACTAACATTCGCGTATTCGTCGTCAACCCAGGTACCGCTCAGGCGGAGTGTGGTGTGTCGTATTGCCCAGCCGATGCCGTTGAAGACAGCGATATTCGCTTGCCCTTTAATGGGTTTGATGCCGTCGTCGACGCAGAAAGCGCGCCTTTCCTGGAAGAAGCTGAAATTGACTTTGTCACCGATAAAATGGGCAGTCAGCTCACCCTGAAAGCGCCGAATGCAAAAGCCAAAAAGCTCAGCAACAATGCCTCTTTGGAAGAGCGCGTTGAACACATGCTGGTTACCGAAGTGAACCCTCAGTTGGCCAACCACGGTGGTCAGGTTAGCCTGGTCGAAATCACTGCTGAAGGTGTTGCGGTATTGCAATTCGGTGGTGGCTGTAACGGCTGCTCGATGATTGATGTCACGCTTAAAGAAGGCATCGAAAAAGAAATGATTGCCAAGTTCGAAGAGATCACTGGGGTACGTGATATCACCGAGCACTCACGAGGCGATCACTCATACTATTAA